One Fusobacterium ulcerans DNA segment encodes these proteins:
- a CDS encoding class I SAM-dependent DNA methyltransferase has product MYKYFSKIYDKFMEYSDYGAWEKVVEGLIAEGKPQGKALLDIGCGTGELLLRMAKNYKCHGLDLSEGMLKIADRKLKHREVRLFLGDMVDFNTGFQYDIMVALFDTVNHILSTEELTSHFISVKNSLKDEGVYIFDVVDREFMEMMFPNDLFVDNRKDLTCIWEHEIEEGIDYIDATYFVKNSKGTFDKITESYSKMIFTEKEIEDSVKESGLKLIRIIENNEIAGKRNVYLLKK; this is encoded by the coding sequence ATGTATAAATATTTTTCTAAAATCTATGATAAATTTATGGAATATTCAGATTATGGAGCATGGGAAAAGGTAGTAGAAGGTCTTATTGCAGAAGGAAAGCCTCAGGGAAAAGCGTTGCTGGACATTGGGTGCGGAACAGGAGAATTGCTTTTAAGAATGGCTAAAAATTATAAATGCCATGGTTTAGATTTATCTGAAGGAATGCTTAAAATAGCAGACAGAAAATTAAAACATAGAGAAGTTAGATTATTTCTTGGGGATATGGTAGATTTTAATACAGGATTTCAATATGATATAATGGTGGCTCTTTTTGATACAGTGAATCATATTCTTTCTACAGAGGAGCTTACAAGTCATTTTATAAGTGTAAAAAATTCTTTAAAAGATGAAGGAGTATATATTTTTGATGTAGTGGACAGAGAATTTATGGAAATGATGTTTCCAAATGATCTCTTTGTTGACAATAGAAAAGATTTAACTTGTATCTGGGAACATGAAATAGAAGAAGGAATAGACTACATAGATGCTACATATTTTGTAAAAAATTCTAAGGGAACATTTGATAAAATTACAGAAAGTTATAGCAAAATGATATTTACAGAGAAAGAAATTGAGGATTCTGTAAAAGAATCTGGACTTAAACTGATAAGAATTATAGAAAATAATGAAATTGCAGGCAAACGAAATGTTTATTTGTTAAAAAAATAA
- a CDS encoding AtpZ/AtpI family protein, with amino-acid sequence MKWITKELIKNFSLLGYLGFLIAGNILLYVFIYKMIEKYFFKSTILFILLLLIGIVSGFYSAYKLIMKK; translated from the coding sequence ATGAAATGGATAACTAAAGAATTAATTAAGAATTTCTCATTACTAGGGTATCTTGGCTTTTTGATAGCTGGAAATATCCTTCTTTATGTATTTATTTATAAAATGATTGAGAAATATTTTTTTAAAAGCACGATATTATTTATTCTACTGCTTTTAATAGGTATAGTAAGCGGCTTTTACAGTGCATATAAGCTGATAATGAAAAAGTAG
- the atpB gene encoding F0F1 ATP synthase subunit A, with translation MRLGAIEFVTPPLVEGPRIVFFLPLPEFLHKMPFAMEMANGGYGLPVTITVVTTWFIILVLFILFKLGTKKLEMIPGKAQIMLESVYDFLDAIIEQMLGSWKKKYFSYISTLFLFIFTSNIVTFFPIPWYSVENGVFQLAPAFRSPTADLNTTVGLALLTTFAFLKANISTNGFGGYLKGFIEPIPVMLPLNIVGEFAKPVNISVRLFGNMFAGGVIMGLLYMAAPAIVPAPLHLYFDLFMGLVQSFVFIMLSMVYIQGSLGDAEYTD, from the coding sequence ATGAGATTAGGAGCAATAGAGTTCGTAACACCCCCTTTGGTGGAAGGACCAAGAATTGTATTTTTTCTCCCTCTTCCTGAATTTCTTCATAAGATGCCATTTGCAATGGAAATGGCTAATGGGGGATATGGGTTACCAGTAACTATAACAGTTGTGACCACTTGGTTTATCATTTTGGTACTGTTTATTTTATTTAAACTGGGAACTAAAAAATTGGAAATGATACCAGGAAAGGCTCAAATAATGCTTGAAAGTGTATATGACTTTTTAGATGCTATAATTGAGCAGATGCTGGGATCATGGAAGAAAAAGTATTTTTCCTACATATCAACACTTTTTTTATTTATATTCACATCTAACATAGTAACATTCTTTCCTATACCATGGTATTCAGTAGAGAATGGAGTGTTTCAGTTAGCACCGGCTTTTAGATCACCAACAGCCGATTTGAATACTACAGTAGGATTGGCACTACTTACAACGTTTGCTTTCCTAAAAGCAAATATATCAACAAATGGTTTTGGAGGATATCTGAAAGGATTTATCGAACCAATACCTGTTATGCTTCCTCTGAACATAGTTGGAGAGTTTGCTAAACCAGTTAATATTTCTGTCAGACTTTTCGGGAACATGTTCGCAGGTGGAGTTATCATGGGGCTTCTTTATATGGCAGCACCAGCAATAGTTCCAGCACCTTTGCACTTGTACTTTGATCTGTTTATGGGATTGGTACAAAGTTTTGTATTCATTATGTTGAGTATGGTATATATCCAAGGCTCTTTGGGAGATGCGGAGTATACAGACTAG
- the atpE gene encoding ATP synthase F0 subunit C → MNEMLLAKTIVLAASAIGAGCAMIAGLGPGIGEGYAAGKAVEAVARQPEAKGNIISTMILGQAVAESTGIYSLVIALILLYANPFVGMLG, encoded by the coding sequence ATGAACGAAATGTTATTAGCAAAAACTATAGTATTAGCAGCATCAGCAATTGGAGCAGGTTGTGCAATGATCGCTGGATTAGGACCAGGAATTGGAGAAGGTTATGCAGCAGGTAAAGCAGTAGAAGCAGTAGCTAGACAGCCAGAAGCAAAAGGTAATATTATCTCTACAATGATACTTGGACAAGCAGTTGCAGAGTCAACTGGTATTTACTCTCTAGTTATCGCTTTGATATTATTATATGCTAACCCTTTCGTAGGAATGTTAGGATAA
- the atpF gene encoding F0F1 ATP synthase subunit B, translated as MATTIMPAVSIDVNMFWQIINFFILVFVFNKYFKKPLGKMLETRKAKITSDLNDANVNKEAAMKLQKEAEELLKKAKFQANEILKTAEHKADERREYILSEAKDQRDKIIKNAELEAVKMKSDVRKELQDEVKDLAVRLAEKLIEEKINPKLESTLIDEFIEEVGEER; from the coding sequence TTGGCGACAACAATTATGCCAGCAGTATCGATAGATGTCAATATGTTCTGGCAGATAATCAACTTTTTTATACTTGTCTTTGTATTTAACAAATATTTTAAGAAACCTTTAGGAAAAATGCTTGAGACAAGAAAAGCAAAAATAACAAGCGATTTAAATGATGCTAATGTAAATAAAGAAGCAGCAATGAAACTTCAGAAAGAAGCTGAAGAACTACTGAAGAAAGCTAAATTTCAAGCAAATGAAATTCTGAAAACAGCTGAACATAAAGCTGATGAAAGAAGAGAATACATTTTGAGCGAAGCTAAAGATCAAAGAGATAAGATCATAAAAAATGCTGAACTTGAAGCTGTTAAAATGAAATCAGATGTAAGAAAAGAACTTCAGGATGAGGTAAAAGATTTGGCTGTAAGATTAGCTGAAAAGCTGATTGAAGAAAAAATAAACCCTAAACTTGAGTCTACCTTAATAGATGAGTTTATAGAAGAGGTAGGGGAAGAAAGATGA
- the atpH gene encoding ATP synthase F1 subunit delta — protein MIDNQVGRRYAEAIYEIAESTDKVKPIYEKLNALMELYKNDNEFKTFITHPLIEEDEKKKVLSSIFKDSDEGTLNIMFYILDKKRMENIRNIVAEYLKIYYEKNQILDVEATFAVEPSELQKQKLIEKLMKKTGKKINLEVKIDKAIIGGGIIKIGDQVTDGSIRKELNSLRKK, from the coding sequence ATGATTGATAATCAAGTAGGAAGAAGATATGCAGAAGCAATCTACGAAATCGCTGAATCTACTGACAAAGTAAAACCCATTTATGAAAAGCTAAATGCTCTCATGGAATTATATAAAAATGATAATGAATTTAAAACTTTTATCACACATCCTCTTATTGAAGAAGATGAAAAGAAAAAAGTTTTAAGCTCTATCTTTAAAGATTCTGATGAGGGTACTTTAAATATAATGTTTTATATTCTTGATAAAAAAAGAATGGAAAACATAAGAAATATTGTGGCAGAATATCTGAAAATATACTATGAAAAAAATCAGATACTTGATGTTGAGGCAACCTTTGCTGTTGAACCAAGTGAGCTACAAAAACAAAAATTAATAGAAAAATTAATGAAAAAAACAGGGAAAAAAATCAATCTTGAAGTTAAAATTGATAAAGCCATCATAGGTGGAGGTATCATTAAAATAGGAGATCAGGTAACTGATGGATCTATACGTAAAGAGTTGAATTCCCTAAGAAAAAAATAG
- the atpA gene encoding F0F1 ATP synthase subunit alpha translates to MKIRPEEVSSIIKNEIENYKKSLDIKTSGSVLEVGDGIARVYGLSSAMSGELLEFPHGVMGMALNLEEDNVGAVILGDFSLIKEGDEVRATGRVVSVPAGESLLGRVVNALGEPIDGKGEIKAEKYMEIERKASGIISRKPVFEPLQTGIKSIDGMVPIGRGQRELIIGDRQTGKTAIAIDAILNQKGTGVKCIYVAIGQKRSTVAQIYKKLEDAGAMEYTTIVAATASEAAPLQYMAPYSGVSMGEYFLDKGEHVLIVYDDLSKHAVAYREMSLLLKRPPGREAYPGDVFYLHSRLLERAAKLSDKLGGGSITALPIIETQAGDVSAYIPTNVISITDGQIFLDSQLFNSGFRPAINAGISVSRVGGSAQIKAMKQVASKVKLELAQYTELLTFAQFGSDLDKSTKAQLERGNRIMEVLKQPQYRPFPVEEQVVAFFAVINGYLDSVDVDKVRRFEDELLTELRNTTDILAEIKDKKALSKEMETKLGEAINAFKKNFN, encoded by the coding sequence TTGAAAATTAGGCCAGAAGAAGTAAGCAGCATAATCAAAAATGAGATTGAGAACTATAAAAAAAGTCTTGATATAAAAACTTCAGGTTCTGTTTTAGAAGTAGGAGACGGTATAGCCAGAGTCTATGGATTGAGCAGTGCAATGTCAGGAGAGCTATTGGAATTTCCACATGGTGTTATGGGAATGGCATTGAACCTTGAAGAGGATAATGTAGGAGCAGTTATACTTGGAGACTTCTCTCTGATAAAAGAGGGAGATGAAGTAAGAGCAACTGGAAGAGTTGTGTCTGTTCCAGCTGGAGAATCTTTACTAGGAAGAGTTGTAAATGCTCTTGGAGAACCAATTGATGGAAAAGGTGAAATTAAAGCTGAAAAATATATGGAGATAGAGAGAAAAGCATCAGGAATCATCTCTAGAAAACCAGTATTTGAACCATTACAAACAGGAATCAAATCTATTGATGGGATGGTACCTATTGGTAGAGGACAAAGAGAGCTTATAATTGGAGACAGACAAACAGGAAAAACGGCTATTGCTATTGATGCTATCCTTAACCAAAAGGGAACAGGAGTAAAATGTATCTATGTTGCAATTGGACAAAAAAGATCTACTGTTGCTCAAATATATAAAAAATTGGAAGATGCAGGAGCTATGGAATATACAACTATAGTTGCAGCTACAGCATCTGAGGCAGCTCCATTACAATATATGGCTCCATATTCAGGAGTATCTATGGGAGAATATTTCCTAGATAAAGGGGAACATGTACTTATAGTATATGATGACCTATCAAAACATGCAGTAGCATATAGAGAAATGTCACTATTGCTTAAAAGACCACCTGGAAGAGAAGCTTACCCAGGAGACGTATTCTATCTGCACTCAAGATTACTTGAAAGAGCAGCTAAATTATCTGATAAATTAGGTGGAGGATCTATAACGGCTCTTCCAATAATAGAAACACAAGCAGGAGACGTATCAGCATACATTCCTACAAACGTTATTTCTATAACTGATGGACAGATATTCCTAGACTCTCAATTGTTCAACTCTGGATTCAGACCTGCTATAAATGCTGGTATATCTGTATCAAGGGTTGGAGGTTCTGCACAAATAAAAGCTATGAAACAGGTTGCTTCTAAAGTTAAACTTGAACTAGCTCAATATACAGAACTATTGACATTTGCACAATTCGGATCAGACCTTGATAAATCTACAAAGGCTCAATTGGAAAGAGGTAACAGAATTATGGAAGTTTTAAAACAGCCACAATACAGACCTTTCCCAGTTGAAGAACAAGTAGTTGCATTCTTTGCTGTTATCAATGGATATCTTGATTCTGTAGATGTGGATAAAGTAAGAAGATTTGAAGATGAACTTCTAACAGAACTTAGAAATACTACAGATATCTTAGCTGAAATAAAAGATAAAAAAGCTTTAAGTAAAGAGATGGAAACAAAATTGGGAGAAGCTATCAACGCTTTCAAAAAGAATTTTAACTAG
- the atpG gene encoding ATP synthase F1 subunit gamma yields the protein MAGAKEIKSRIKSVQSTHQITKAMEIVSTTKFKRFSALVAKSRPYAESIHNILSNIAAGVKSEKHPLFDGREEVKKIGVIVMTSDRGLCGGFNNNALREMEKIMRNNSGKEVSVIAIGRKGREYCSKRKYDLKASYIQLIPETMGDKAKEISENIVEYYYNGIFDEVYMIYNKFVSALRSDLLVRKLIPIERVEATENTAYIFEPDAETILSALLPKYLNVEIYQALLNNTASEHSARKNSMKSATDNAEEMIKELNLKYNRERQSAITQEITEIVGGAAALN from the coding sequence ATGGCTGGAGCTAAAGAGATAAAAAGCAGAATTAAAAGTGTTCAGTCTACTCACCAAATCACTAAAGCCATGGAAATTGTTTCTACTACAAAATTCAAAAGATTTTCAGCATTAGTAGCTAAATCAAGACCTTATGCTGAAAGCATCCATAACATCCTGTCTAACATAGCAGCAGGAGTTAAGAGTGAAAAACATCCTCTTTTTGATGGGAGAGAAGAAGTCAAGAAGATAGGTGTAATAGTTATGACATCTGACAGAGGACTCTGTGGAGGATTCAATAACAATGCTCTTAGAGAAATGGAAAAAATCATGAGAAATAATAGTGGAAAAGAGGTTTCAGTGATTGCTATAGGAAGAAAAGGAAGAGAATACTGCTCTAAGAGAAAGTATGATCTGAAAGCAAGCTATATCCAACTTATTCCCGAGACAATGGGAGATAAGGCAAAAGAGATAAGTGAAAATATAGTTGAATATTACTATAATGGAATCTTTGATGAAGTGTATATGATCTATAATAAGTTTGTATCAGCTTTGAGAAGCGACCTTTTAGTAAGAAAACTTATTCCTATAGAAAGAGTAGAAGCTACAGAAAACACAGCATATATTTTTGAACCAGATGCAGAGACTATATTGTCTGCACTTCTTCCTAAATATTTAAATGTTGAGATATATCAGGCTCTTTTGAATAATACTGCCAGTGAACATTCAGCAAGAAAAAATTCAATGAAGAGTGCCACAGATAATGCAGAAGAGATGATAAAAGAGCTTAATCTGAAATATAATAGAGAGAGACAATCAGCTATTACTCAAGAAATAACTGAAATAGTTGGTGGAGCAGCAGCTCTAAATTAA
- the atpD gene encoding F0F1 ATP synthase subunit beta, translating to MENKGTITQIISAVVDVSFKDQLPSIYNALKVKVGDKELVLEVQQHLGNNVIRAVAMDSTDGLQRGMEVIDTGSPIKVPVGKAVLGRILNVLGQPVDDGGPIETEEYLPIHRDAPSFEEQETETEIFETGIKVIDLLAPYIKGGKIGLFGGAGVGKTVLIMELINNIAKGHGGLSVFAGVGERTREGRDLYDEMTESGVLSKTSLVYGQMNEPPGARLRVGLTGLTVAENFRDKEGQDVLLFIDNIFRFTQAGSEVSALLGRMPSAVGYQPNLATEMGTLQERITSTKSGSITSVQAVYVPADDLTDPAPATTFSHLDATTVLSRNIASLGIYPAVDPLDSTSKALSAEVVGKEHYEVAREVQEVLQRYKELQDIIAILGMDELSDEDKLTVSRARKIQRFFSQPFSVAEQFTGMEGKYVTVKDTIRGFKEILEGKHDDIPEQAFLFVGTIEEAVAKGRDLMKGDE from the coding sequence GTGGAGAACAAAGGAACTATAACACAGATTATCAGTGCCGTTGTAGACGTGTCTTTTAAAGACCAGCTGCCTAGTATATATAATGCATTGAAAGTAAAAGTAGGAGATAAGGAACTTGTACTTGAAGTTCAACAGCATCTAGGTAACAATGTAATAAGAGCAGTAGCAATGGATTCTACTGATGGTCTGCAAAGAGGTATGGAAGTAATAGATACTGGTTCCCCTATAAAAGTACCAGTAGGGAAAGCAGTTCTTGGAAGAATATTAAACGTTCTAGGACAGCCAGTTGATGATGGTGGACCTATTGAAACTGAAGAATATCTTCCTATACATAGAGATGCCCCAAGTTTTGAAGAGCAGGAAACAGAAACTGAAATCTTTGAAACAGGAATAAAAGTAATCGACTTATTAGCACCATATATAAAAGGTGGAAAAATTGGACTATTCGGAGGAGCTGGAGTTGGAAAAACAGTTCTTATCATGGAACTTATCAATAACATTGCTAAGGGACATGGAGGACTTTCAGTTTTTGCGGGAGTTGGAGAAAGAACAAGAGAAGGTAGAGACCTTTATGATGAAATGACTGAATCAGGAGTTTTATCTAAGACATCTCTAGTTTATGGACAGATGAATGAACCACCTGGAGCAAGACTTAGAGTAGGACTTACAGGGCTTACTGTAGCAGAAAATTTTAGAGATAAAGAGGGACAAGACGTTCTTCTATTCATAGACAATATATTCAGATTTACTCAAGCAGGTTCTGAAGTATCAGCATTATTAGGAAGAATGCCATCAGCAGTTGGATATCAGCCTAACCTTGCTACAGAAATGGGAACTTTGCAGGAGAGAATCACTTCAACTAAATCAGGATCAATAACATCTGTACAAGCAGTATATGTACCAGCAGATGACCTTACTGACCCTGCACCAGCAACTACATTCTCACACTTGGATGCAACTACAGTTTTATCAAGAAATATAGCTTCTCTAGGTATCTACCCAGCAGTTGACCCTCTTGATTCTACATCAAAAGCTCTATCAGCTGAAGTAGTAGGAAAAGAGCACTATGAGGTAGCCAGGGAAGTACAAGAAGTTCTTCAAAGATATAAAGAGCTTCAAGATATTATTGCAATTCTAGGTATGGATGAATTATCTGATGAAGATAAACTTACAGTATCAAGAGCTAGAAAAATTCAAAGATTCTTCTCTCAACCATTCTCTGTTGCTGAACAGTTTACAGGTATGGAAGGAAAATATGTTACTGTAAAAGATACTATCAGAGGATTCAAAGAAATCCTTGAAGGTAAACATGATGATATCCCTGAACAAGCTTTCCTATTTGTAGGAACTATAGAGGAGGCAGTAGCTAAAGGAAGAGACCTTATGAAAGGGGATGAATAA
- the atpC gene encoding ATP synthase F1 subunit epsilon yields MATFKVKVVNYQEKVLEQDAEFLLVRTTEGEMGILPNHSPFVAGLAIGEMKIRLNGEEKCYFVSGGFLEISNNNVTVLADEAMPCEMIDLERARKEAEEAKAKLDKLKEDKDILLTEKNLNEALVKVRLAERLL; encoded by the coding sequence ATGGCAACTTTTAAGGTTAAGGTTGTAAATTATCAAGAAAAAGTTTTGGAACAAGACGCAGAGTTTCTTTTAGTAAGAACTACTGAAGGAGAAATGGGAATTCTTCCTAATCACTCACCTTTTGTTGCAGGACTTGCTATTGGTGAAATGAAAATCAGACTCAATGGTGAAGAAAAATGTTACTTTGTTTCAGGAGGGTTTCTAGAGATATCTAATAATAATGTAACTGTGCTAGCTGATGAAGCTATGCCATGTGAAATGATAGACTTGGAAAGAGCTAGAAAAGAAGCTGAAGAGGCTAAGGCCAAATTAGATAAATTGAAAGAGGATAAAGATATTCTTCTGACTGAAAAAAATCTAAATGAAGCTTTAGTAAAAGTACGTTTAGCAGAAAGATTATTATAA
- a CDS encoding fimbrial biogenesis chaperone codes for MKKIISIAFMFLMVTVSSFAFFRTSVAPGIFEMNLDRSATEEIILVNNSNEPIRVKIYPGKDENIKDEEYLGEWLRIYPRTMTLEGNSERRIKFSIRAPKDKPDGEYRGLIYIEELPEVVEGQSTLTLAGRHGLTVYGTKGKVEYDIAVSNIKVVNNELTMNIKNNGKYSLRPEIKVNYLSAKGKKLGEMEEKTGRILKDRTAVVKVELKDLKGEAVEVNVSGKSKILYSETVKLK; via the coding sequence ATGAAAAAAATAATAAGTATTGCATTCATGTTTTTAATGGTAACAGTGAGCAGTTTTGCATTTTTTAGAACTTCAGTAGCCCCAGGGATATTTGAAATGAATCTGGATAGATCAGCTACAGAGGAGATAATACTTGTAAATAATTCAAATGAACCTATCAGAGTAAAAATATATCCGGGAAAAGATGAAAATATAAAAGATGAAGAATATCTTGGAGAATGGCTGAGAATATATCCAAGAACTATGACATTAGAAGGAAATTCAGAAAGAAGAATAAAATTTTCTATAAGAGCTCCTAAAGATAAACCTGATGGAGAATATAGAGGACTGATATATATAGAGGAACTTCCAGAGGTGGTAGAGGGACAAAGTACATTGACTTTAGCTGGAAGACATGGGCTTACAGTGTATGGAACTAAAGGAAAAGTAGAATATGATATAGCTGTTTCAAATATAAAAGTTGTAAATAATGAACTTACAATGAATATCAAAAATAATGGAAAATATAGTTTAAGACCTGAAATAAAAGTAAATTATCTCTCTGCTAAGGGTAAAAAGCTGGGAGAAATGGAGGAAAAAACTGGAAGAATCTTAAAAGACAGAACAGCAGTAGTAAAGGTAGAGCTTAAAGATTTGAAAGGTGAAGCAGTAGAAGTAAATGTATCTGGAAAAAGCAAAATACTTTATAGCGAAACTGTAAAGTTAAAATAA
- a CDS encoding GNAT family N-acetyltransferase has translation MDIIIRTVKLEDIESINALYKEVDELHLKKYPELFKKAEEEGRPVEYIKSIIATPYREIFVAERGGEIAGIAEVMVTKNQPFPVKVDMQWVALDNLVVSEKFKGRGIGSMLVDCVIDWARDWNINRVELKVYEQNFEALSFYEAKGFETLNRTMFLNIE, from the coding sequence ATGGATATAATAATAAGAACAGTAAAATTGGAAGATATAGAAAGCATAAATGCTTTGTACAAAGAAGTTGATGAACTTCATTTGAAAAAATATCCAGAACTTTTTAAGAAAGCAGAAGAGGAAGGAAGACCTGTTGAGTATATAAAGAGTATTATTGCAACTCCATATAGGGAAATATTTGTAGCTGAACGTGGGGGAGAGATAGCAGGGATAGCAGAAGTAATGGTAACTAAAAACCAGCCTTTTCCAGTAAAAGTGGATATGCAATGGGTAGCATTGGATAATCTTGTAGTAAGTGAAAAATTTAAAGGAAGAGGAATAGGAAGTATGTTGGTAGATTGTGTAATAGACTGGGCAAGAGATTGGAATATAAATAGAGTAGAGCTTAAAGTTTATGAGCAAAATTTTGAAGCTTTATCTTTTTATGAGGCCAAAGGATTTGAAACACTTAATAGAACAATGTTTTTAAATATAGAATAA
- a CDS encoding tetratricopeptide repeat protein, which produces MEDLKSRVDELLENQEYDKALELLTENEINGEADIWTNSTTGWILGKLGRREEALEYLRKVEGEEEENPWLCCEIGWNLGALGKSKEALYYLNRAKELGRDDVWINSELGWNMGRLDRNEEAVYYLNRAKELGRDDNWIFEELGWNLGILKKYEEALENLIISEKMREPDAWTNSQIGWNLGKMGRDEEAVAYLQKAVDQGRDDAWVYSTLAWNLGKLEKNKEALEYLLKAKDLGRDDEWLNSEIGWNYDRIDQYEKAYEYLKKVEDMGRSDAWFFREYGWCIGRLEGDREEEALKYLMKAEELEEADSWLNTEIGWNLGKLGKNEEAIERLKKAEKQGDTSRWLYREIAWNLGRAKKPKEALEYLRKAEDKDNLTPWICTEFAWNLGKLGEVEEAIFYLRKAKELGRDDAWVNRELGWNLGKQDKYKEALECLRKAEKIEEDPDAWLYREIGWNLGMLDEFKEALEYLRKAEEMEEADDWLNSQIGWNLGEQDKYVEAMVYIERAMKQGRDDAWINGEYGWLLSKLNKYEEALEYFKKAEAEKEPSDWLLGQLGDVHKELGKYELALEYYKKLEEADPEDSNNLSNIADVLTKLERSEEAVEYYKKSEKKTAE; this is translated from the coding sequence ATGGAAGATTTAAAAAGCAGAGTAGATGAACTTTTAGAAAATCAGGAATATGATAAGGCTCTTGAGCTCCTTACAGAAAATGAAATAAATGGGGAAGCAGATATATGGACTAATTCAACAACAGGGTGGATACTTGGAAAATTAGGAAGAAGAGAGGAAGCTCTTGAATACTTGAGAAAAGTAGAGGGAGAAGAGGAAGAGAATCCATGGTTGTGTTGTGAAATAGGTTGGAATCTAGGAGCTTTAGGAAAGAGCAAAGAAGCATTATATTATCTAAATAGAGCTAAAGAATTGGGAAGAGATGATGTATGGATCAATAGTGAATTAGGTTGGAATATGGGGAGATTAGATAGAAATGAAGAGGCAGTGTATTATCTAAACAGAGCCAAAGAACTGGGAAGAGATGATAACTGGATATTTGAAGAGTTAGGTTGGAATCTAGGTATACTGAAAAAATATGAAGAGGCTCTTGAGAATCTTATTATATCAGAGAAAATGAGAGAACCCGATGCATGGACTAATTCACAAATAGGTTGGAATTTAGGAAAAATGGGAAGAGATGAAGAAGCTGTTGCTTATTTACAAAAAGCAGTTGATCAAGGAAGAGATGATGCATGGGTTTACTCTACTCTTGCATGGAATCTAGGTAAGTTGGAAAAAAATAAAGAAGCTCTTGAATATCTTTTAAAAGCTAAAGACTTAGGAAGAGATGATGAATGGCTTAATAGTGAAATAGGATGGAATTATGACAGAATAGATCAGTATGAAAAAGCTTATGAATATTTGAAAAAAGTAGAAGATATGGGTAGGAGTGATGCCTGGTTCTTTAGAGAATATGGATGGTGTATAGGTAGGCTGGAAGGAGACAGGGAGGAAGAAGCTCTGAAATATCTAATGAAGGCTGAAGAACTTGAGGAAGCTGACTCGTGGCTGAATACAGAAATAGGTTGGAATCTAGGAAAATTAGGTAAAAATGAAGAAGCTATTGAGAGATTGAAAAAAGCAGAGAAACAAGGAGATACAAGCAGATGGTTGTATAGAGAGATTGCATGGAACCTTGGAAGAGCTAAAAAACCAAAAGAAGCTTTGGAGTACCTAAGAAAAGCAGAAGATAAAGATAATTTAACTCCTTGGATTTGTACAGAATTTGCATGGAACTTAGGAAAATTAGGGGAAGTGGAAGAGGCTATATTCTATTTGAGAAAGGCTAAAGAATTAGGAAGAGACGATGCTTGGGTTAATAGAGAATTAGGATGGAATTTAGGAAAACAAGATAAATACAAAGAAGCTCTAGAGTGTTTGAGAAAGGCTGAAAAAATAGAGGAAGATCCAGACGCATGGCTGTATAGAGAAATAGGCTGGAATCTTGGTATGCTTGATGAGTTTAAAGAAGCTTTGGAATATTTGAGAAAAGCAGAAGAAATGGAAGAAGCAGATGATTGGTTAAATTCACAAATAGGTTGGAATCTTGGAGAACAGGATAAATATGTGGAAGCTATGGTGTATATAGAAAGAGCTATGAAACAAGGAAGAGATGATGCTTGGATAAATGGAGAGTATGGATGGCTTTTATCTAAACTGAATAAATATGAGGAAGCTTTGGAGTACTTTAAGAAAGCAGAAGCGGAAAAAGAACCATCTGACTGGCTTTTAGGACAACTTGGAGATGTACATAAAGAGCTTGGAAAATATGAATTAGCTTTAGAATACTACAAAAAACTTGAAGAGGCAGACCCAGAAGATTCAAATAATCTTTCAAATATAGCTGATGTACTTACAAAACTTGAAAGAAGTGAAGAGGCTGTGGAATACTATAAAAAGAGTGAAAAAAAAACGGCAGAATAG